In one Epinephelus moara isolate mb chromosome 6, YSFRI_EMoa_1.0, whole genome shotgun sequence genomic region, the following are encoded:
- the LOC126391578 gene encoding serum paraoxonase/arylesterase 2-like, producing MGKLVFMSVLIAALSALIGDRIVNLRKRTLATRELVQSHLPNCVELKNLENGSEDITILGNGLAFISSGLKYPGMPVPDAKGKIFTLDLKDSRMKPVELRMPRNFDLESFNPHGISVYTDPSDDTVYLFVVNHPEHKSQVELFKYVEDDHSLEHLKTIKHELLHSVNDLVAVGVDSFYATNDHYFTHEILNYLESLLAQPWTNVVYYSPEEVTVVSEGYYFANGINISPDGRHIYVADVFDHKVHVLEQKEDNALVSVKSVAVGSLCDNIEVDAETGDLWLGCHPNAWKLLMYDPKSPAGSEVIKIQNIHSDEPVVTQVYADDGQVLIGSSVAAPYGGKLLIGTVFHKALCCDLN from the exons ATGGGAAAGCTGGTCTTCATGTCGGTTTTAATAGCTGCCTTATCAGCACTGATTGGAGACAGGATCGTCAACTTAAG GAAAAGGACCCTGGCCACCAGAGAGCTGGTCCAGAGTCACCTCCCCAACTGTGTTGAACTCAAAAATCTGG AAAATGGCTCAGAGGACATAACGATCCTTGGAAACGGACTTGCCTTTATCAGCAGT GGTCTGAAGTATCCTGGAATGCCGGTCCCTGATGCAAAAGGAAAGATTTTCACCCTCGATTTGAAAGATTCTCGGATGAAACCAGTGGAGTTGCGCATGCCAAGAAACTTTGATCTGGAGTCATTCAACCCTCATGGCATCAGCGTATACACCGACCCAAGTG ATGACACAGTATACCTGTTTGTCGTCAATCACCCTGAACACAAAAGCCAAGTAGAGCTGTTCAAATATGTTGAGGATGACCACTCCCTGGAGCATCTGAAAACCATAAAACATGAGCTTCTTCACAG TGTAAACGATCTTGTTGCAGTGGGAGTGGATAGCTTCTATGCCACCAATGATCACTACTTTACCCATGAAATCCTTAATTATTTGGAGTCTCTTCTGGCTCAGCCTTGGACTAATGTTGTGTACTACAGTCCTGAGGAAGTGACAGTGGTCTCTGAGGGGTATTACTTTGCAAATGGCATTAATATCTCACCAGACGGAAG gCACATATATGTGGCAGATGTGTTTGACCACAAGGTACATGTGCTTGAgcagaaagaagacaatgcgTTAGTCTCTGTGAAG TCTGTGGCTGTGGGTTCACTCTGTGACAACATTGAAGTGGATGCTGAAACTGGAGACCTGTGGTTGGGCTGTCACCCTAATGCATGGAAACTTTTAATGTATGACCCAAAGAGCCCAGCTGGATCAGAG GTCATCAAAATCCAGAACATTCATTCTGATGAGCCAGTGGTGACTCAGGTGTACGCTGACGACGGCCAGGTGCTCATTGGCTCCTCTGTAGCAGCTCCCTATGGGGGGAAGTTGCTCATTGGCACTGTGTTCCACAAAGCTCTGTGCTGTGATCTCAATTAG
- the LOC126391577 gene encoding serum paraoxonase/arylesterase 2-like isoform X2: MGKLVCISVVIAVLSALVGERIVNLRKRTLATRELVQNHLPNCVELKNLENGAEDITILGNGLAFISSGLRYPGMPASDAKGKIFTLDLTDSRMKPVELRMPRNFDLESFNPHGISVYTDPSDDTVYLFVVNHPEHKSQVELFKYVEDDHSLEHLKTIKHELLHSVNDLVAVGVDSFYATNDHYFTHEILNYLEFLLAQPLTNVVYYSPEGVKVISGGYYSANGINISPDGRHIYVADMFDHKVHVLERKEDNALVPVKSVAVGSLCDNIEVEPETGDLWLGCHPNAWKLFMFDPKSPAGSEVIKIQNIHSDEPVVTQVYADDGQVLIGSSVAAPYGGKLLIGTVFHKALCCDLN, encoded by the exons ATGGGAAAGCTGGTCTGCATCTCGGTTGTAATCGCAGTCTTATCGGCGCTGGTTGGAGAGAGGATTGTTAACTTAAG GAAAAGGACCCTGGCCACCAGAGAGCTGGTCCAGAATCACCTCCCAAACTGTGTTGAGCTCAAAAACCTGG aaaatggcGCAGAAGATATAACGATCCTTGGAAACGGACTTGCCTTTATCAGCAGT GGTCTGAGGTATCCTGGAATGCCGGCCTCTGATGCGAAAGGAAAGATCTTCACCCTTGATCTGACAGATTCTCGGATGAAACCAGTGGAGTTGCGCATGCCAAGAAACTTTGATCTGGAGTCATTCAACCCTCATGGCATCAGCGTATACACTGACCCAAGTG ATGACACAGTATACCTGTTTGTTGTCAATCACCCTGAACACAAAAGCCAAGTAGAGCTGTTCAAATATGTTGAGGATGACCACTCCCTGGAGCATCTGAAAACCATAAAACATGAACTTCTTCACAG TGTAAACGATCTTGTCGCAGTGGGAGTGGATAGCTTCTATGCCACCAATGATCACTACTTTACCCATGAAATCCTTAATTATTTGGAGTTTCTTCTGGCTCAGCCTTTGACTAATGTTGTGTACTACAGTCCTGAGGGAGTAAAAGTGATCTCTGGGGGATATTACTCTGCAAATGGCATTAATATCTCACCAGATGGAAG GCATATATATGTGGCAGATATGTTTGACCACAAAGTGCATGTGCTTGAGCGGAAAGAAGACAATGCGTTGGTCCCTGTGAAG TCTGTGGCTGTGGGTTCACTCTGTGACAACATTGAAGTGGAACCTGAAACTGGAGACCTGTGGTTGGGCTGTCACCCTAATGCATGGAAACTTTTCATGTTCGACCCCAAGAGCCCAGCTGGATCAGAG GTCATCAAAATCCAGAACATTCATTCTGATGAGCCAGTGGTGACTCAGGTGTACGCTGACGACGGCCAGGTGCTCATTGGCTCCTCTGTAGCAGCTCCCTATGGGGGGAAGTTGCTCATTGGCACTGTGTTCCACAAAGCCCTGTGCTGTGATTTGAATTAG
- the LOC126391577 gene encoding serum paraoxonase/arylesterase 2-like isoform X1 — translation MGKLVCISVVIAVLSALVGERIVNLRKRTLATRELVQNHLPNCVELKNLENGAEDITILGNGLAFISSGLRYPGMPASDAKGKIFTLDLTDSRMKPVELRMPRNFDLESFNPHGISVYTDPSDDTVYLFVVNHPEHKSQVELFKYVEDDHSLEHLKTIKHELLHSVNDLVAVGVDSFYATNDHYFTHEILNYLEFLLAQPLTNVVYYSPEGVKVISGGYYSANGINISPDGRHIYVADMFDHKVHVLERKEDNALVPVKSVAVGSLGDNIEVEPETGDLWLGCHPNAWKLFMFDPKSPAGSEVIKIQNIHSDEPVVTQVYADDGQVLIGSSVAAPYGGKLLIGTVFHKALCCDLN, via the exons ATGGGAAAGCTGGTCTGCATCTCGGTTGTAATCGCAGTCTTATCGGCGCTGGTTGGAGAGAGGATTGTTAACTTAAG GAAAAGGACCCTGGCCACCAGAGAGCTGGTCCAGAATCACCTCCCAAACTGTGTTGAGCTCAAAAACCTGG aaaatggcGCAGAAGATATAACGATCCTTGGAAACGGACTTGCCTTTATCAGCAGT GGTCTGAGGTATCCTGGAATGCCGGCCTCTGATGCGAAAGGAAAGATCTTCACCCTTGATCTGACAGATTCTCGGATGAAACCAGTGGAGTTGCGCATGCCAAGAAACTTTGATCTGGAGTCATTCAACCCTCATGGCATCAGCGTATACACTGACCCAAGTG ATGACACAGTATACCTGTTTGTTGTCAATCACCCTGAACACAAAAGCCAAGTAGAGCTGTTCAAATATGTTGAGGATGACCACTCCCTGGAGCATCTGAAAACCATAAAACATGAACTTCTTCACAG TGTAAACGATCTTGTCGCAGTGGGAGTGGATAGCTTCTATGCCACCAATGATCACTACTTTACCCATGAAATCCTTAATTATTTGGAGTTTCTTCTGGCTCAGCCTTTGACTAATGTTGTGTACTACAGTCCTGAGGGAGTAAAAGTGATCTCTGGGGGATATTACTCTGCAAATGGCATTAATATCTCACCAGATGGAAG GCATATATATGTGGCAGATATGTTTGACCACAAAGTGCATGTGCTTGAGCGGAAAGAAGACAATGCGTTGGTCCCTGTGAAG TCTGTGGCTGTGGGTTCACTCGGTGACAACATTGAAGTTGAACCTGAAACTGGAGACCTGTGGTTGGGCTGTCACCCTAATGCATGGAAACTTTTCATGTTCGACCCCAAGAGCCCAGCTGGATCAGAG GTCATCAAAATCCAAAACATTCATTCTGATGAGCCAGTGGTGACTCAGGTGTACGCTGACGACGGCCAGGTGCTCATTGGCTCCTCTGTAGCAGCTCCCTATGGGGGAAAGTTGCTCATTGGCACTGTGTTCCACAAAGCTCTGTGCTGTGATTTGAATTAG